ctttcagaaaaatatacagaagataTAATTCCAGGCCTAGACCGATGTTTTGTGACAAAGTCATACTCAGCACTCCAACTTGCTACTGAATAGCCAAAGGTTTAAGAGATTCATGCAGTTTGACACTCCAGGGTCGAAAGATCCTTTTGGGGGCCACTTCTACTCATGGAAATAATGGAAACTATAGCTGTTAGTGGAGATTAAAAACTTTCATCAAAACCAAAGCAGACTGCAGAGCGGGCAAAGCTGTTTTtagttcattttaatttaatttgttgCATAGATTCGTTATACAAGCAGACTATTTAACTATGAGAACTTGTAAGGGTGGAGTAGGAAGTCATTACCACTGACACCTAACAGGTGAACTGAAACAGACCACGGCGGCAAGTCCCTCCGTAAGGAATAAGAAGTAACTCTTTGCCAATGAAGGAAAGGGATTTTATTCAGCACCTAAAGCGGGCTAAGTAATCACTCCGATAAGATCTCATTTAAGGATTTCTAAAGGTGGAGATGGTCTTCCGGCTTAAAAAGCATATGCTGTCCGCTCTGCTGTCGCTTGTGTGTGGAGTGACAGGTAAGTAAAAAAATAAGGGGGGGCGGTAAACAGCAAAAAAAGAAGGATACATTTGAAATAAATAGGTAACCAGGTATTTTTCGAGTTAAAGTAAGAGAGCTCTTTCTCAGCTAGGCGATTTGCAACTCATCCAAATTCAGGAAATAACTCTTGGAAGAGAATAAACTTAGTTCTGAAAAACATGCGCGTCCAGTAATATCCGAAAACACGTGGCGGGGGCGGGGCAATCGGGCGCAACAGCAGGCAGGACTCTAAGTCCCAACAGCTCATGCGGCAGCTAAGCCGGACTGCTCAGGTAGAGTCGGTGCACCGGCTGCTGGGACTTGTAGTTTTCACTCCTGCGCCTCCCCGCGGGTTTGCGACGTTTAGCGACTATCGCGCCTGCGCCAGCGCCGGCTGAGAGGCTGGTGCCGTGGCGGCTCGTGCCGGGTGATGCTAGGCGGCTCCCTGGGCTCCAGGCTGTTGCGAGGTGTGGGTGGGACTCGCGGGCAGTTCAGGGCTCGGGGTGTCCGCGAAGGTGGCGCAGCCATGGCGGCGGGGGAGAGCATGGCTCAGCGGATGGTCTGGGTGGACCTGGAGGTGAGTCAGGTCGCTCAGGGGGACAGGGGAGACGAGTGAGTTTTCTTGGGTGGGACCGAGTAGCCGAGCGTGTCCGGGGAGAGCAGCGGTGTCTGGATCTCAGGTGTGGCAGGTAAGCGCCTCCCGGCTGCGGGCGGCGCGGGGCAGGTCGAGGGACCGGAGTCCTGCGGGTGTTGAAGACTGTGCGGGACTGTGGGGTTTCTTTTCCAAAGGGAGGTGTCATCCATATGGCTTCCCTTAACCCCCAGTTCCACCCAGATGTGGACCTCCCTAACGCGGTGGTGGGCTTCGGGTccctggggtagggggtgggcaCAGCAGTTCTGCTAGACCCCACTTCCCCAGCCTTACGGGACCCTAGGTGGTTAGAGCCAGATGGGATTCCGGAGATGACTCAGCCTTACCCCATACTCCataaaggagaaaactgaggcccagagagagagagaggattcaGCTCGTTCAAGGTCGTGCAGTTAGTGAGGGTCGAAGCTGGGACTGCAACCCAGTTCTGATCCCTTTAGGTTTTCCATACTCAGCCAAAGATTCTCCTCTCCCTTGAGCCTCACTTCTCTCGTATTTGAAACGGGGATAATAACATTGAATTGTGATGAAGATCAAGTGCTGTAATTAATATGAAAACTTTGTAAACTCTGCAGAGATGCAGTGAAGTTAGTTGTCTAACTCTTCCAAAATTGAATGCTGTCAGCACTCAATTTTGCTAACTTTGCATCTACCCCAGAGTAGGACTGGACGCCTGACATGTAGCCCGCCCTTGGTAAATGGTTGTTGAATAAATAGCCCGTATTGAGTGCCTTGAGGACTTGCCTAAGGAGCAGTATTGTCTCTTCTATCTTGGCTGTGGAATTTAAGTTAAATATGCTTGAGGGATGTCCTATTAAATAAACTTGGGTGCAGTAGGCTGTAAAgatggttttgtgtgtgtatatatatattttgctatatgtgtgtgtgtgtgtgtgtgtatatatatatatatatattttttttttttttgcagatgacaggatTGGACATTGAGAAGGACCAGATTATTGAGATGGCCTGTCTGATAACTGACTCTGATCTCAACATTTTGGCTGAAGTAGGTGATGCCTTGTAATATGGCCGTACTGTCTACAGTGTTTTGGAAATCTAAAAAttgtctctccccacccccctcatctctttatttaaaaaataaaactgatatagATTAAGGTCCAAAATAATGTTGTGGGTCATGGTGGGCTTGGTACTAGAACCAAAGTAATCCATCTCAGAGCCTAGTATTTTTCAAGAGTTATGGCAAAAATTCGGAACTATAAATTCGATCATTTATTAAGAGCttagtatgtgccaggcacaaaAATGCTTTACATGTATTCACTCTTAATTGTTACAGCAACTATAAGGTAAGTACTGTTATACTCATTTTATGGAGAGAGAAGTGTTGGTACAGAGTTGTTGggtaatttgcccaaggccatCTGGCTAGTTATTGGACAAGCCAAGAGTTTAACCAGGCAGTCTGAGTAAAGGGCTCGCAACCAATAAGACAGCCGACTACAGTCACGCCAGGATTGGTGACTCATGCCAAAGTTGACTTCTTTGTATCATAACCTTAGCTTTAGCTAGACTTCATATATCCAGTATCTACCGTTTCAGCCAGGGCATGTGATTCATCTAGATCATTATTAAGATTTTAGAATTTCTGTTGATACAGAGCCATGAACTCTCCTGTTGACACAAGGGGCATGATTGAGGTTTTAACATGCTGCTTTTAACTGAAACAttaagcaaaacaaataaaacacaccTGTTGCAGGTTGCCTTTCAGCCACTCACAAAGCATTTAATAAGTATATGACAGCATCTCATTGGTAGAGGGTGAAGGCCCTAAATAATCCTGTCATACTATCAGCTGTATTAGAGGCAGTGAGGAACTCCAGAGTAGGAGTACAGGTTTAACTAACACAGGTTTGTTAGTTTCTGCAGCGTCTGATTGATGTGTTACTGGCACTGGATACATTTCACAGATCAAACCTTAAGACTTCCACTTATTTTCTTGGTGGGGTAAGGGAGGAGGAGCCATTTTAGATAAATTGTTACTTCTGTGGATTGCCAGGCAGACATTGTGAAGTTCCTCCTGGTGTATCAGCTGAGGGAGAATCATGCTACTTTGTATTTCTTGTAGCAGCaactacctctttttttttttcttaaatagacAGCCACCCCTACCCCTCCCAACATGGCAACTTTATATAAATCTTGAGTTTTCGGTTTGGTTGTTTTTTCCTGTCACTTGGAATTTTCTAGAGGTGAATAGTGAAGAGAAGTGTCTTTATTCACCAACCTTACTTACCCTTGGCTGGAGAAGAGTTTTCCCCTCAGACTGTTGATATAATGTGAAATACTGACAGTTTAATGGACCAGTTACTTGATATGTACCCTGGAGGAAATTTGGGTCTGTAGTCTCACAGCTGCAGATGAGTGTGGCATTTGTAAATAGACCCAGTCGGATGAGGAtaaggatgttaaaaaaaaaaaaaagaaaaaaaaaaattgctacgGGCCTGTTGGCACTGAAGTGTCAgttctttggaaaatgttttgtttttgtatacaAGTCTGGGGAAGATGTTTTATGTTAGAAGAACAGACATCCCACCCCAGAAATTTTTCTGTAGGTAGCTTAGTGTGCCATACTGTGATCTAGAGTTAAGTTATATAGTCTTAAGTTGATAGACATTGGCTTTTTCCATCATAGTTTTTTTAGAATTGTGTTTTGTGATAtgaggtttttggttttgttaaaaaaaaaaaaaaaaagtgttgccaAAACAAggtcctggggacttccctggtggtccagtggttaggacttcctgcttccagtgcaggctggggtggtggggctgtgggttcgatccctggtcagggaactaagatcccacatgttgtgtagcacagccaaaaaaaaattaaaaaataaaaagacaaccaatAAAAAAGggcctactgaatagcacagggaactatattcaatgtcctgaGATAAACCAGAATGGGAAaggacatatgtataactgaatcactcgtctacacagcagaaattaacgcCAACACTGGGAATCCactacacttcaaaaaaaaaaaaaaaagttatcagaGCACATATTTTTGCTTCTTCATGGAGATTGCCATTGCCCGTTTTCTTGTTTGGCTAAAACTCCTTGTAGCTGTCAGGCCTATTTTAGTCAAAGTCTTGCCATTCCTCTCAGTAACTGCAAACTACTTTGACCACCTCTGTAGTGATAATACGTTGGatttagagtctttttttttcccccctcagttCAAATATTCATATCTGTAATTTCTTTTATCCTGGTAACATCCCTgtcagggaaaggggaggggtggTCTGTTATCTCCATCTCCCAGAAGGAGAGACTAGGAGGTGACTTGCTTTAATGCCACAAGTTGAGCTTCTGTGTCTGCTGGAACTCTTGACTCTCAGGTGATTGTTCAGTTAACTGGAGCTGAGAATTTCAGGgtcaggttttcttttttgtaatctTTCAGATGCCACCAATTACTTTTTCAACTGTCAAATGTGAAAATACTGTTAAAATTAAACAGTGTAGCTTTATGCAAAACATATGTATTGTGAGCTGTTGGTTTTTTCAACAGCTGTTCTTCTCTTGCCTGATCTTACTCCCCAACGTTTTTGTACTTTTGTAGTATTTTAGTATTTTGTATGCATATACAAATGTGTGCATTTCTTTTAAACAAGTGTAAGTGAACTCCTAAGCGTATACATACTGTTCTgcaatttgctttttgttttttacttggTAAGATAGGAACTGTTTATAGTCAGTGGTTGGCAAAGCCTTCTCTAAAAAAGaccaaatattaaatattttaggcttagATACCACATACCTCTCTGTCACATGTTTGTGTTTTACAACCCCCTTTACAAATGTAAAAATTGTTGTTAGCTTGCTGGCAATTAAAAGTGCCAGAAGCTGAGGCTATAGTTTGCCAACGCTTGATAGGTATCTAtgtcctttattaaaaaaaaaaaaaaattttaattggaggataattgctttacaatgttgtgttggtttctgccataggaCAGTGTTAATCAGCCCTAAGTATagatgtgtcccctccctcttgaacctccctcccacgccctgccccatcccacccctgtaggctgtcacagagcaccagattgagctccctgtgtcaagCAGCAACTGCCCACTAGCTATctgctttacatatggtaacgggTATTTTTCACTGCTGCtactctcaattcgtcccaccctctccttcccctgttgtgtccagaagtctgttctctatgtctgtgtctctattcctgccctgcaaatagattcatcactaccgtttttctagatcccatatgtgtgtgttaatatacaatatttgcgttttctctttctgatttactttactcTCCATAACAGGCATTAATCGGCATTTCGGTTTTCAGTTGTGTACATGTGCGTTCGTCATTTTTTTATTGTCGTAAACAATGCTGGAATGAATGAGGACCACTTTTAGAGTTAGCAAAGTGCCctcatctttcttcctttctctggtaTATATGTTTACTTCTTAAAGCAGCTTGAACTCAGAAACCAAGTGTATCCCTAGTGGTTCTGGATGATTAACAGCTTTTCCTATCCACAGGGTCCTAACCTGATTATAAAACAGCCAGATGAGTTACTGGACAGCATGTCAGACTGGTGCAAGGAGCATCATGGGAAGGTAACATTACCACATGGTAGCATTGCCGCTTTGGGGATCAGTAACAAGCTTGTTGCCCCCACACCTGAGTCCTAGACCCTTGTTGGACGGTATTTTTAGAAGGGATAGACGAAGATTGCTTGGCAAGTCTGGGAAACTGCTTGCTTGTTCACTTCATCTTTGGGATCTCTCGAGACCATCTTCTCCTGAATGTCCTTTTTTTGCCTCTCCTGCACTCAGTCTGTCTTGAGTGCATTGCGGATTATCAAGTGTTGCTCAAGTCAGTCTTTGGGATAAGGTTAGATATCAACTTTCAGAGAAAGGAGAACGCTGCTCTCCTGTTACTGGTTGTTTCTTCCCAGAGGTTGTATCCTTGGACCTTGAGCACCATGTTTTCTGACCATGGGGAAATGCTGTTAACTATCAGGAACATAACTTATTTGACttggattctttaaaaaaaaaaaaaaaaaaatcactgcaaagaTGGCAGTTTCAGTTTGAACTTGAGCTCTGTAAATGGTCCGTCTCTGATTATATATGCCCTCTTTAGAAGTGGAGTTTCATATCTGGATGCCTTTGAAAACTGACTTCGTGTGTCTTGGTGGGGCTGGGGATTCTCTCTTGCAGTCTGGTCTAACCAAAGCAGTGAAGGAGAGTACGATGACACTGCAGCAGGCAGAGTATGAATTTCTCTCCTTTGTACGACAGCAGACTCCTCCAGGGCTCTGTCCACTTGCAGGTAAAATCCAGTCCTGTGTCTGCCGTGTAGATAGTCTTCCATTATAGCGGTTCAAGAGACTGTGGTTCCAGAAAGATCCACCCAGATCGTCATGTCTTCTACTTACCCTGATTTGGATTATGCCTCTTACTTTTGTGCTCAAATTGCCTTGTATAATTTATACATGAATATCAGGGAAAATGCCCTGAAACCTGACATGAGCTCTGGGATACCCAAATTAGCTCAATAACATTTTCCCACATATTTTTATTatgggaaaattttaaatatacaggaAAGTTGGATATAGTTGTTAACCTTGTGCCATATTTATCTGTCTTATTTTTGTGGACATGTGAGAGTAAATTTCAAGCATCATGACACTTAATTCCTAAATAATTCACCCAGCATTTCCTAAGAATAAGGACCAAGAGCTCGTTGTTATATTTAAGTAACCACAAGATCCTTGTCACATTTAAggtgattaaaaataattcagtaaCATAGTCTGATATCAAGTCCATAGCTGAAATGTCTGTTTTTCAACCAGGATTTAGTCAAGACTCATGCATTTCGTTTGGTTATTCTGCCTCTTTAGTCTCTTAATCAAAAATGTATACCTGTCTTTTCCCCTTGTGACACTGACTTTTTAAAGGAATAGGCCAGTTCTGCTAGTATTTTGAAACAACTGTCATTGTCAAAGGGAGGTTAGTGTCCTGTGGTGGTGTATTTGTATTTGTAAACGTAAACTGGTATAGTTACTAACACTTTTCTGAAATATTCATAAAAAGTTTTGACCTTAAGTACTAGAGCATGTATTGTATAAAATTTCCCCCTAGCCAATGCAGTctattttaaagttcttattaaaaatttagtattttttttaaatataaattactgTGTGGAAACATGAATGTGGATATGATTAAAACTGAAATGTGAATAAAGGCTTATCTACTTATATGATTCAGTTAAATTTTTAGTGTTAGTGGTGTGGATTTTATGATACTGGGAGAAAATTTGCACATCTGGTATTAGCTTTAAAAGTAACagatttgagcattattttaagtATGTGGAATGGTAGATTCATCCTTTTGTCTGTAGAGTGCCATTTACAAATTTATTATGAGCTAAACTGAGACTAAATATGCTGAAATCTGCACTTGTAATCTAATCAGATACACTCAAACCTAATTTAGAAGTTTTGAGATGCTTTTACACATTGtttgaatttataaaaaaaaaatcatctccaaTTAAATACGGTTTATGAATTTTTACGTCCTCTTGTGTACCACTAGAAATACACAGATAACGTATGCTTCGTGTCTTTCTAGGAAATTCAGTTCACGCAGATAAGAAGTTTCTTGACAAATACATGCCCCAGTTCATGAAACATCTTCATTATAGAATAATTGATGTGAGCACTGTTAAAGAGCTGTGCAGGTAAGGGCTGTATTTAGGATCCATTCAGTTGCCTCATTTAGCATGTTTTACTTTAGAATTTGTGCAGAGTAATTGAATAGAGCTGTAGAACTAACGGGGCCAGTTGGGTGTATAACTTCCTCATCCTATTCTTGCTTGAACTGGTGAGTCCTGGGGAAAGAACATCAAAAATCTTCCATATAAATTTCATTAATCCATAAAATTTATTGAACACCCATCCCTGTGTTGCATGTTGGCCAATGTGCTAGGGACATAAAGCCCTTAAATGCTTAGAGTCTAGTGAACTGACAGataacgttaaaaaaaaaaaaaatccccctggGACATGTACTGTGTGATGACTTCGGTCAGGGAAAAGTGTGTGTAGAATTTTGCGGGCATGTGAGAAGGAGCACCCAACTGCAAGAGTGAGGAAGGTGGGGAGTTAGTGGACACTTCACATAGAAAATGGCTTTCAAGTTGAGATTTAAAGAAGAGTGGGCGTTTTCCAGGTATTTAAGGTGAGGAGAGAGCATTCCAGAGAATGGGCAGAGGTTCGGAGATACAGGGTACAGGAAGGTAAGGGTGATATGATGAGATAATTCTGATTAGAACGTGGCAAGAGGGAGAAAGACTTGTACCATCTTGGAGAGAGGGAGCTAGGGAAATGGCAGTGGGTGGCAGAAGCTGTGTGGATGTAGCGTGTTGGAGAAGATCAGTAGCAGGGCCTTGAGTGCTTGAATGGGGGTGTGAAGACAGGGAGGAAGTATAAAGTGTTTCCAGTTTGGGCAGCTTGGTGGGTGATGGAACTGTTCAAAGACAAAGGGGGTCATAAGAGGAGGAGGAGATTTGGCTGTTGGGGGAAGGGAGGTGTTGAGGATGGTGAGTGACCCTGTGTGTGTGGGGTTGGAAATGTCTGGTGGATTTTAGGTGGAGTTGTCCTGGATACCCGTGACAGAAGCGAGGGAGAGGACAAGGCTGGAGTTCACAGATTTGGGAATCTTACATAGTGATGATCTTGCCTGAAAAGAATCTATAGAATGAAGAGAGGTGAAGGAGGGAGATGGAGTCCCAGACAAGGTGGCAACTCCACAGTCAGAACCCAGAGGCCTTTTTCAGTGTTATTACGTTACTTGAAGGACGTAATTATTCAGTGCATTTGAGACAGTTTCCTTTGAGAGTTCCGTTTTTGCTGTGTATAGACGCTGGTATCCCGAAGAATACGAATTTGCACCAAAGAAGGCTGCTTCTCACAGGTAAGTTTGGGTCCTTTTAAGTGCTTGGTCATCTGACATGTACATAAACCCCAAATTCCTGACTGTTTGAAATAATGTCACTTATCCCTTGGGGGAAAAGTAAAGGACAACTACATAAAGATAACTTTCTTTTGCTAAGATTATCAGGAATTCTGGTCAGTTTTCTAACATTCAGTTGTGAGATAATGTATGGTCTTAccatctctatttctgttttgaaactTGTGGATAACTTAGTCTGGAACGTATGTGAAATGGTGTAATTTTTCTAGTAGTGAGCAGTATTTTCTTCCCAGCAAGCATATGGGCTTATAACTATTTAAAATTTGAGCACTTTGTGTACAGTTGTACAAGGCAGTTAGCCTGATTTTGACACTTCTTagtttttcagattgttttcttaTTGTGTCTGCAACCTTAGGCCCAAGTACACAGGGAATTTAAAGATCTTGTGTATCTAGAGTCCTCTTTTACTTGTTGGTGTTGTGGCCTTTTAGGAAGGACATAAGACGTGATGGGAGATGTAGCAGCTGGCTTCTAAGGGCAGCGTTTGTTTCCTCCGTGTACTGAgtccctactgtgtgccaggcacggtTCTAGCCAAACAGGAAGACCAAGTCCTTGCTTTAAAGAGCCTGGCATTCTGATGGTGTTTTTTTATTGGGCtttcatggaccacagcacaatAATACAGGTCTGGAACAGTTGGGGCTCAAGGTGTTTTggatttcagaatttttcaggctTTAGAAAGGGAGTAAGAGCCCTAACGAGGTCTGGGGAAGCATTCATCTTCAAACACGTGGCTGTTTCTATAGTAAAATGTACAGATATTCACACCATGTGGCATAACCAGTGACTGTAAATAGCCTCACATCAAGTGGGTCAGGATTTGCCACAAAGTGGGCTGTAGAAGGACTTGGGGTTTTCagctctttttaaatttcattatggTGGCTAAGATGTAGTTTAACCTTGATTTAACCAGAGGCTGTATTTTTGACAGCTTCAGCTCTCCTCCATATGCCTAAGAcctggaaagaaagcaaaactgtTGCCCTAATCAGGAAAATAACTCATAAAACTTGCTCTAAAGTCCGTGCAGTTTGATCTCAAGAAGCGGCCCTCAGCCCATCTTCAAAGCAAACTGATTTACCTGCCCGCTGTTGTAATAATGTTGAGTACCTGATTTCTCAGACTGCAACACAGGAGAAACAGCATGCTAGAGAAGAAAGAAGGCTGTTTGATGAAGCAGGCAGCCCCTAATGATAGTACAGATTGCCTCGACAGAGGAGGGAGGTCCTCTGTGGTTAGGTGCTGTCTGATTGTGGATGTTTATTATGATGGCTGAGTCACCAGTTACGTTTGAGTACATGAAAGTATTTTGTGCAGGACATCATTAAGTATCGCTCACTGTCTCCCAAACTATATGCCACGTGCTGGGAATCCCACAAGTGTGGTCGATTTAAGTTTTAGAAATATCGTGTCTACCATACAACCTCCTCTGGGGAATTCAAAATTCACACCAGTacattaaatactttaaaaaaacttcAAAAGAGGGAATGTTTAATCTAGTTTTCCCTAAATTATTTGACCCTGGAACTACCCCCCGCCCCCGGCAGAACACTTTCCCTGCTTTATGGAGCATTTTGGGAAACCTTTATCTGTTAAATTGTAGATGCCTTTTTTTGgaagtcagttttttaaaaaaacaagcacTTAAATTTGTTTTACTGAAGCGTTCCTCTCCTTGTTGATATCAGATAGTTGCATTTACAGTAGTACCCACTGTTCTTAAGTTATTTATAAAAAGTTATACCTTTGAAGAATGGTGATCATCTCCTCTGATTTTCGGACATTTCAACTCAGCGTGGTGTGTTTGCTTGTAGGGCACTTGATGACATTAGCGAAAGCATCAAAGAACTTCAGTTTTACCGAAATAAcatcttcaagaaaaaaacagatgagaagaagaggaaaattatagaaaatggggaaaatgagAAGACTGTGAGTTGATGCCGGTTCTCGTGCCGCCACCATGCGGCTCTCTGGAAGCAGCTTCTGgtggttttttcttttcccctgggCTCACGCTGTTTGCTTGGCCGATCACCTTCCTTCAGTTAACTTGCATCTCCAGATTTTTCAAGCAGACAGcacctgaaaattatttttctcctaaCATGCTGTTTTCATTTATGACACAGCAACTCCTTTCTAAGTACCAGGTCACGTCCACCCCTTGGTACATACCTGTATTTGCTTTTAgacatttcttttgtttaaaaaaaaaataataataaagctagTTCTATTGAAATGCAGTCCTTTTTGTACTATCAATTCTTTAGTAGTTGGATTGGAAAaggatgtgttttgtttttctttttttcctttttcaggtgGTGTGCCTAATGCTTACATTCTCATAGTGCCATTTGGAGTGAA
This portion of the Bos taurus isolate L1 Dominette 01449 registration number 42190680 breed Hereford chromosome 15, ARS-UCD2.0, whole genome shotgun sequence genome encodes:
- the REXO2 gene encoding oligoribonuclease, mitochondrial precursor, yielding MLGGSLGSRLLRGVGGTRGQFRARGVREGGAAMAAGESMAQRMVWVDLEMTGLDIEKDQIIEMACLITDSDLNILAEGPNLIIKQPDELLDSMSDWCKEHHGKSGLTKAVKESTMTLQQAEYEFLSFVRQQTPPGLCPLAGNSVHADKKFLDKYMPQFMKHLHYRIIDVSTVKELCRRWYPEEYEFAPKKAASHRALDDISESIKELQFYRNNIFKKKTDEKKRKIIENGENEKTVS